The following are encoded together in the Pseudodesulfovibrio indicus genome:
- the cooS gene encoding anaerobic carbon-monoxide dehydrogenase catalytic subunit — MAKEPRPIDELTIWDDAKAMLKKARAEGIETVHERLDQQTPHCKMCELGTSCRNCTMGPCRVSEKKPLGVCGADADVIVARNFGRFVAGGAAGHSDHGRDLIEVLEAIVEGETTDYKITEEGKLRTIAGEIGIETEGRTVKEVAHDVMDEFFADFGSRRKEVSFLARVPQKRKDVWAKLGMTPRGVDREIAEMMHRTHMGCDNDAPNTLIHAARTALADGWGGSMIGTELSDVIFGTPTPRMSTANLGVIKEDQVNILVHGHNPVVSEMILAAARDPQLVARAKELGASGINVAGLCCTGNELLMRQGIPMAGNHLMTELAIITGAVEAIVVDYQCIMPSLVQISGCYHTKFIDTANKARFTGGIHYDFQPATAMTQAKEIVSLAVEGFAQRDKGRVDIPCEPIDIMTGFSNEAVIAALGGSLDPLVQAIVAGDIRGAVGIVGCNNPKIKQDSLNVGLAKELIKRDILVIATGCVTTAAGKAGLLVPEAIEMAGPGLKKICGSLGIPPVLHYGSCVDNSRIMQLCAALANTLNVDISDLPVGASSPEWYSEKAAAIGLYAVASGIQTHLGHPPHILGSKTVTNLAVAGLEDLVGAAFFIEPDPVRTAEIFDERIKAKRKALGLSE; from the coding sequence ATGGCAAAGGAACCGAGACCGATCGATGAACTGACCATCTGGGACGACGCCAAGGCAATGCTCAAAAAAGCGCGCGCCGAGGGCATCGAGACCGTCCACGAGCGGCTGGACCAGCAGACCCCGCATTGCAAGATGTGCGAGCTGGGTACGTCCTGCCGCAACTGTACCATGGGCCCGTGCCGGGTCAGCGAGAAAAAACCCCTGGGCGTATGCGGCGCGGACGCGGACGTCATCGTGGCCCGCAACTTCGGCCGGTTCGTGGCCGGCGGCGCGGCCGGGCACTCCGACCACGGCCGCGACCTGATCGAGGTCCTGGAGGCCATCGTCGAGGGCGAGACCACGGACTACAAGATCACCGAGGAAGGCAAGCTCCGGACCATTGCGGGCGAGATCGGCATCGAGACCGAGGGCCGGACCGTGAAGGAGGTCGCCCACGACGTCATGGACGAATTCTTCGCCGATTTCGGTTCCCGCCGGAAGGAGGTCTCCTTCCTGGCGCGCGTGCCGCAGAAGCGCAAGGACGTCTGGGCCAAGCTCGGCATGACCCCGCGCGGCGTCGACCGCGAGATCGCCGAGATGATGCACCGCACCCACATGGGTTGCGACAACGACGCGCCCAACACCCTGATCCACGCGGCCCGGACGGCTCTGGCCGACGGCTGGGGCGGGTCCATGATCGGCACCGAGCTGTCCGACGTCATCTTCGGCACGCCCACGCCGCGCATGTCCACGGCCAATCTCGGCGTGATCAAGGAGGACCAGGTCAACATCCTGGTCCACGGCCACAACCCCGTGGTCTCCGAGATGATCCTGGCTGCGGCGCGCGATCCCCAGCTGGTGGCCCGCGCCAAGGAGCTGGGCGCTTCCGGCATCAACGTGGCCGGGCTGTGCTGCACCGGCAACGAGCTGCTCATGCGCCAGGGCATCCCCATGGCGGGCAACCACCTGATGACCGAGCTGGCCATCATCACCGGGGCCGTGGAGGCCATCGTGGTGGACTACCAGTGCATCATGCCCTCCCTGGTCCAGATATCCGGCTGCTACCACACCAAATTCATCGACACCGCCAACAAGGCGCGCTTCACCGGCGGCATTCACTACGACTTCCAGCCCGCCACCGCCATGACCCAGGCCAAGGAGATCGTGTCCCTGGCCGTGGAAGGGTTCGCCCAGCGCGACAAGGGCCGCGTTGACATCCCCTGCGAGCCCATCGACATCATGACCGGCTTCTCCAACGAAGCGGTCATCGCGGCGCTCGGCGGCTCCCTCGACCCGCTGGTCCAGGCCATCGTGGCCGGGGACATCCGGGGCGCGGTCGGCATCGTGGGCTGCAACAACCCCAAGATCAAACAGGACTCCCTGAACGTCGGCCTGGCCAAGGAGCTGATCAAGCGCGACATCCTGGTCATCGCCACCGGCTGCGTGACCACCGCCGCGGGCAAGGCCGGGCTGCTCGTGCCCGAAGCCATCGAGATGGCCGGTCCCGGCCTCAAGAAGATCTGCGGCTCGCTGGGCATCCCGCCGGTCCTGCACTACGGCTCCTGCGTGGACAACTCCCGCATCATGCAGCTGTGCGCGGCCCTGGCCAACACCCTGAACGTGGACATCTCCGACCTGCCCGTGGGCGCGTCCTCGCCCGAATGGTACTCGGAAAAGGCCGCAGCCATCGGCCTCTACGCCGTGGCCTCCGGCATCCAGACCCACCTGGGCCACCCGCCCCACATCCTGGGGTCCAAGACCGTCACCAATCTCGCCGTCGCCGGCCTCGAAGACCTCGTCGGCGCGGCGTTCTTCATCGAACCCGATCCGGTCAGGACAGCCGAGATCTTCGATGAGCGCATCAAGGCCAAGCGCAAGGCGCTCGGCCTGAGCGAGTAG
- a CDS encoding Crp/Fnr family transcriptional regulator: protein MKFTGVNLLDELERQELADLRSVFRRRTYAKGTVVFRPEGEEDMVFVVAAGRVRVYLAYEDKEFTLAILNPGDPYSTHSGCYIQALEEVELLLTDVRSVKRCMAEIPLFTRTMVRVLGHILKNSFSIIGGLAFKDIYNRLMDYILSEARASGEPLDGGCVLKVNLTIEQLAQLMGATRQTVSTLLNDMERAGLMHKRGRGEYFIPDLDALERAAGSGAS from the coding sequence ATGAAATTCACCGGCGTCAATCTTCTGGACGAATTGGAGCGGCAAGAGCTGGCCGATCTGCGGTCCGTGTTCCGCAGGCGGACCTACGCCAAGGGGACGGTCGTCTTCCGGCCCGAAGGCGAGGAGGACATGGTCTTCGTGGTCGCGGCGGGAAGGGTTCGGGTCTACCTGGCCTACGAGGACAAGGAGTTCACCCTGGCCATCCTCAACCCCGGCGACCCCTATTCCACGCACTCCGGCTGCTACATCCAGGCCCTGGAGGAGGTCGAGCTGCTGCTCACGGACGTGCGCTCGGTCAAGCGGTGCATGGCCGAGATTCCCCTGTTCACCCGGACCATGGTCCGCGTGCTCGGGCACATCCTCAAGAACTCGTTCTCCATCATCGGCGGGCTGGCCTTCAAGGACATCTACAACCGGCTCATGGACTACATCCTGAGCGAGGCCCGCGCCTCGGGCGAACCGCTGGACGGCGGCTGCGTGCTCAAGGTGAACCTGACCATCGAGCAGCTGGCCCAGCTCATGGGGGCCACGCGCCAGACCGTGTCCACCCTGCTCAACGACATGGAGCGCGCCGGGCTGATGCACAAGCGCGGTCGGGGCGAGTATTTCATCCCGGACCTGGACGCCCTGGAGCGGGCGGCCGGGTCCGGGGCGTCGTAA
- a CDS encoding substrate-binding periplasmic protein, with protein MPLRKTLLAVVAFLLLASSVQAAPADGDWTEPPTCVFGMPVVGTELRMSKQRVLTEVLKAVFEPEGYDLVHRDLPYARAKAEVAEGKIQCTVSIRDNVKGVTRAKSVIALYSPAVGYVLADGFHGVEDLAGQKVAHLHGSDIQMLLPVEVRPQPTYDLSSAILMLDRGHVKYVVTDDTVMREAIAASGLPDVEFGIVPLMTLEVFPVFSPDDNGRRLCAIYDRRMRELASSGRLEAIYHLPQLRISGNLHPGSPQGQRALTSIWTNTAASPDSTTRWSVPPCAPYIKPWPDWRARPAPPCWTCAAAPGCWPESEHNSGWT; from the coding sequence ATGCCCCTCAGGAAAACGCTGCTGGCCGTCGTGGCCTTCCTCCTTCTGGCCTCGTCCGTCCAGGCCGCGCCCGCCGACGGCGACTGGACGGAACCGCCCACCTGCGTGTTCGGCATGCCCGTGGTCGGGACCGAGCTGCGAATGAGCAAGCAACGCGTGCTCACCGAGGTCCTGAAGGCCGTTTTCGAGCCCGAGGGGTACGACCTGGTCCACCGGGACCTGCCCTACGCGCGCGCCAAGGCCGAGGTGGCCGAAGGCAAGATCCAGTGCACCGTGTCCATCCGCGACAACGTCAAGGGCGTCACCCGCGCCAAATCGGTCATCGCCCTGTACTCCCCGGCCGTGGGCTACGTCCTGGCCGACGGCTTCCACGGGGTGGAGGATCTGGCCGGGCAGAAGGTCGCCCACCTCCACGGCTCCGACATCCAGATGCTGCTCCCCGTGGAGGTCCGCCCCCAGCCCACCTACGACCTGTCCTCGGCCATCCTCATGCTCGACCGTGGCCACGTGAAATATGTCGTCACCGACGACACGGTGATGCGGGAGGCCATCGCGGCCTCCGGGCTGCCCGACGTGGAGTTCGGCATCGTCCCGCTCATGACCCTGGAAGTGTTCCCGGTCTTCTCCCCGGACGACAACGGGCGGCGCCTGTGCGCCATCTACGACCGCCGCATGCGGGAGCTCGCCTCCTCCGGCAGGCTGGAGGCCATCTACCATCTACCGCAGCTACGGATTTCCGGAAACCTTCATCCGGGAAGTCCTCAAGGCCAACGGGCGCTGACCTCCATATGGACGAATACGGCCGCATCGCCCGACTCTACGACCCGCTGGTCGGTCCCGCCCTGCGCCCCATACATCAAGCCATGGCCGGACTGGCGGGCGCGCCCGGCTCCGCCCTGCTGGACCTGTGCTGCGGCACCGGGTTGCTGGCCGGAATCGGAGCACAACTCGGGCTGGACGTGA
- a CDS encoding class I SAM-dependent methyltransferase, translating to MAGLAGAPGSALLDLCCGTGLLAGIGAQLGLDVTGVDLSPHMLAVAEAKRPGPAYLLADAAALPLPDNRFDAVAVSFALHEKPLHIAAAILGEARRVLKDDGRILVADYLASGPGRGWFTGRAIHLVERLAGQDHHACFRQYLAAGGAEPLFARAGLSGRIKRTFLHGWAGLYAVR from the coding sequence ATGGCCGGACTGGCGGGCGCGCCCGGCTCCGCCCTGCTGGACCTGTGCTGCGGCACCGGGTTGCTGGCCGGAATCGGAGCACAACTCGGGCTGGACGTGACCGGCGTGGACCTCTCCCCGCACATGCTCGCCGTGGCCGAAGCCAAACGGCCCGGACCCGCCTACCTGCTGGCCGACGCCGCCGCCCTGCCCCTGCCCGACAACCGGTTCGACGCCGTGGCCGTGAGCTTCGCCCTGCACGAAAAGCCCCTCCACATCGCGGCGGCCATCCTGGGTGAGGCGCGCCGGGTCCTCAAGGACGACGGGCGCATCCTGGTGGCCGACTATCTCGCGTCCGGGCCGGGCCGGGGCTGGTTCACCGGGCGCGCCATCCACCTGGTGGAGCGGCTGGCCGGGCAGGACCACCACGCCTGCTTCCGGCAATACTTGGCCGCCGGGGGCGCGGAACCCCTGTTCGCCCGCGCCGGACTGTCCGGCCGGATCAAACGAACTTTCCTGCACGGCTGGGCCGGGCTGTACGCGGTTCGGTGA
- a CDS encoding TerC family protein: MFEGLWTLNNLIALVTLSGLEIVLGIDNIVFVVVVTNKLPEASRATARRLGIGLAMLTRIALLLAISAIMGLTAPLFTVFGHVVSGRDLVLLSGGLFLLAKATHEIHDKLEGPPPAAGLGKAVHSYAGAIVQILLLDLVFSLDSVITAVGMAQHVTVMIAAIVIAVGVMLVFAGPVSKFVSAHPTVQMLAFSFLLLVGIFLMAEGMHRHIDRGYIYFAMAFSLFVEFLNLKIRKKGTVVS, from the coding sequence ATGTTCGAAGGATTGTGGACCCTGAACAACCTCATCGCCCTGGTCACCCTGTCCGGGCTGGAGATCGTGCTCGGCATCGACAACATCGTGTTCGTGGTGGTGGTCACCAACAAGCTGCCCGAGGCGTCGCGGGCCACGGCCCGTCGGCTCGGCATCGGGCTGGCCATGCTCACGCGCATCGCGCTGTTGCTGGCCATTTCGGCCATCATGGGGCTGACCGCGCCGCTGTTCACCGTGTTCGGGCATGTGGTCTCGGGCCGGGACCTGGTGCTGCTCTCGGGCGGCCTGTTCCTGCTGGCCAAGGCCACCCACGAGATTCACGATAAGCTGGAGGGGCCGCCGCCCGCGGCCGGGCTGGGCAAGGCGGTGCATTCCTACGCCGGGGCCATTGTCCAGATTCTGCTGCTCGACCTGGTCTTTTCGCTGGATTCGGTGATCACCGCCGTGGGCATGGCCCAGCACGTCACGGTGATGATCGCGGCCATCGTCATAGCGGTGGGGGTGATGCTGGTTTTCGCGGGGCCGGTTTCGAAATTTGTGTCGGCGCATCCGACGGTGCAGATGCTGGCGTTTTCGTTTTTGCTTTTGGTGGGGATTTTTCTCATGGCCGAGGGGATGCATAGGCATATCGACCGGGGGTATATCTATTTTGCCATGGCGTTTTCGTTGTTTGTGGAGTTTTTGAATTTGAAGATTCGGAAGAAGGGGACGGTGGTTTCCTGA
- the hisG gene encoding ATP phosphoribosyltransferase produces MSEQFLRLGVPKGSLQDATIKLFEKAGWKIKLHERNYFPDIDDDRIKCSLARAQEMSMYVENGTFDVGLTGMDWIRENKSDVVVVDDLIYSKVSNRKARWVLCVRGDSPYKRPEDLHGKKISTELMGFTKEYFSSQGIDVDVSFSWGTTEAKVVEGLCDGIVEITETGTTIKANGLRIIAELMQTNTQIIANKDAWADPKKRQLIEEINMLLQGALRAGKMVGLKMNLPKDKLKELNGTLPSLNSPTVAELQDPNWLSVEVMVEEKIVRELIPRLVSFGAEGIIEYPLNKVI; encoded by the coding sequence ATGAGCGAACAATTCCTCAGACTCGGCGTTCCCAAAGGCTCCCTCCAGGATGCGACCATCAAACTGTTCGAGAAGGCCGGCTGGAAGATCAAGCTGCACGAGCGCAACTACTTCCCCGACATCGACGACGACCGCATCAAGTGCTCCCTGGCCCGCGCCCAGGAGATGTCCATGTACGTCGAGAACGGCACCTTCGATGTCGGCCTGACCGGCATGGACTGGATTCGCGAGAACAAGTCCGACGTCGTGGTCGTGGATGACCTGATCTACTCCAAGGTCTCCAACCGCAAGGCCCGCTGGGTGCTCTGCGTGCGCGGCGATTCCCCGTACAAGCGGCCCGAGGACCTGCACGGCAAGAAGATCTCCACCGAGCTCATGGGCTTCACCAAGGAATACTTCTCCTCCCAGGGCATCGACGTGGACGTTTCCTTTTCCTGGGGCACCACCGAGGCCAAGGTGGTCGAGGGGCTGTGCGACGGCATTGTCGAGATCACCGAGACCGGCACGACCATCAAGGCCAACGGGCTTCGGATCATCGCCGAGCTGATGCAGACCAACACTCAGATCATCGCCAACAAGGACGCCTGGGCCGACCCCAAGAAGCGCCAGCTCATCGAGGAGATCAACATGCTCCTGCAGGGCGCGCTGCGCGCGGGCAAGATGGTCGGGCTGAAAATGAACCTGCCCAAGGACAAGCTCAAGGAGCTGAACGGCACCCTACCCAGCCTGAATTCCCCCACCGTGGCCGAGCTCCAGGACCCCAACTGGTTGTCCGTGGAAGTAATGGTCGAGGAGAAGATCGTCCGCGAGCTGATCCCGAGATTGGTCAGCTTCGGTGCCGAGGGCATCATCGAATATCCGCTGAACAAGGTCATCTAG
- the hisI gene encoding phosphoribosyl-AMP cyclohydrolase: protein MIRPDFEKMNGLVPAIAQDAETGEVLMMAYMNEESWEKTLETGEVHYWSRSRQELWHKGGTSGHTQKVKSIRIDCDDDTLVLLIEQIGGAACHKGYRSCFYRELKDGAVSECSPYVFDPKEVYKK, encoded by the coding sequence GTGATCAGACCAGATTTCGAAAAGATGAACGGGCTGGTGCCCGCCATCGCCCAGGACGCCGAGACCGGCGAAGTCCTGATGATGGCCTACATGAACGAAGAGTCATGGGAAAAGACCCTTGAGACCGGCGAGGTCCATTATTGGAGCCGCAGCCGACAGGAGTTATGGCATAAGGGCGGTACCTCGGGCCATACTCAGAAGGTGAAGTCCATCCGCATTGACTGCGACGACGACACCTTGGTACTTCTGATCGAGCAGATCGGCGGCGCGGCCTGCCACAAGGGCTACCGCTCCTGCTTCTACCGCGAACTCAAGGATGGCGCGGTGAGCGAATGCTCCCCGTACGTCTTCGACCCCAAAGAGGTTTACAAGAAATGA
- a CDS encoding PrsW family glutamic-type intramembrane protease, translating into MDIALILMALVPSAVLLWLFVSSDKYPEPAGALISSFLLGVLIVLCIYLVYPFLSLVESALPPDNPYLLGLGHALLMAAIPEECFKLIVLRRYCVNLRAFDEPMDGIVYGVTVSLGFATAENLLFVMEGGMGVAVGRAFLAVPCHALVGAIMGYYVGRAAFARKERTALYLKALLLPILFHALYDFPPMSFRMAERIGTAIPGPTAIGLNVLFGAVIFVMVRYVASITRRMKAQQREGKSPGFGFSRVMAARVRVDHELRRSRLKRWMKAYREESGPMDLLFAALCLMGVFCALAGAARMGSPGDPLSRLSLAAAVFFFVYGIGFAARGMGKLTARMVRERKGTDGSR; encoded by the coding sequence GTGGATATAGCTCTCATCCTCATGGCGCTCGTCCCGTCCGCCGTCCTGCTGTGGCTGTTCGTTTCGAGCGACAAGTATCCCGAACCGGCAGGGGCGCTGATCTCCTCGTTCCTGCTCGGCGTGCTCATCGTCCTGTGCATCTACCTGGTGTACCCCTTCTTGTCCCTGGTGGAGTCCGCGCTGCCGCCCGACAATCCCTACCTGCTCGGCCTGGGCCACGCCCTGCTCATGGCCGCCATCCCGGAGGAATGCTTCAAGCTGATCGTCCTCCGGCGGTACTGCGTCAACCTCCGGGCGTTCGACGAGCCCATGGACGGCATCGTCTACGGCGTGACCGTGTCGCTGGGCTTCGCCACGGCCGAGAACCTGCTCTTCGTCATGGAGGGGGGCATGGGCGTGGCCGTTGGCCGTGCCTTCCTGGCCGTGCCGTGCCACGCCCTGGTCGGGGCGATCATGGGTTACTACGTGGGCCGGGCCGCCTTTGCCCGCAAGGAGCGCACCGCGCTGTACCTCAAGGCGCTCCTGCTGCCCATCCTGTTCCACGCGCTGTATGATTTCCCGCCCATGAGCTTCCGCATGGCCGAGCGCATCGGCACGGCCATCCCCGGCCCCACGGCCATCGGCCTGAACGTGCTCTTCGGCGCGGTGATCTTCGTCATGGTTCGCTACGTGGCCTCCATCACCCGGCGGATGAAGGCCCAGCAGCGCGAAGGCAAGTCGCCGGGGTTCGGGTTCAGCCGGGTCATGGCGGCCCGCGTGCGCGTGGACCACGAGCTGCGGCGCAGCCGGCTCAAGCGGTGGATGAAGGCGTACCGGGAGGAGTCCGGCCCCATGGATCTGCTCTTTGCCGCGCTCTGCCTGATGGGCGTGTTCTGCGCCCTGGCGGGTGCGGCCCGCATGGGGTCGCCGGGCGATCCCCTGTCGCGGCTTTCCCTGGCCGCCGCCGTGTTCTTTTTCGTCTACGGCATCGGGTTCGCGGCCCGGGGCATGGGCAAGCTCACCGCCCGGATGGTCCGCGAGCGCAAGGGGACCGACGGCTCCCGCTGA
- a CDS encoding DegT/DnrJ/EryC1/StrS family aminotransferase — protein MPVRTKDNFLVFGAPRIEQDEIDEVVASMKSGWLGTGPKVARFEKDFSAYVGASHAAACNSCTAALHLSLVALGLKPGDEVITTPLTFCASVNAIIHAGGTPVLADVDPVTQNIDPDRVREKITPRTKAILPVHFAGRSCDMDRLMALADEHGLKVVEDCAHAIETTWKGQHAGTFGDFGCFSFYVTKNVCTGEGGMVIARDEEAIRDVKVLGLHGMSADAWKRFSDEGYKHYQVVHAGFKYNMMDIQAAIGIHQLKRIEEYFVRRCEIWDRYQEAFRPLPVGTPAPEEPGTRHARHLYTLMVDPVACGIDRDQFLVRLTREGIGAGVHYLAVPEHPYYRERYGWKLEDTPHAVALGRETISLPLSAKLTDKDVDDVIRAVNICLEG, from the coding sequence ATGCCCGTTCGTACCAAGGATAATTTTCTGGTTTTCGGCGCTCCCCGCATCGAGCAGGACGAGATAGACGAGGTCGTGGCCTCCATGAAGTCCGGCTGGCTCGGCACCGGCCCCAAGGTGGCCCGGTTCGAGAAGGACTTCTCCGCCTACGTGGGCGCGTCCCACGCCGCGGCCTGCAACTCCTGCACCGCGGCCCTGCACCTCTCGCTGGTGGCGCTCGGCCTCAAGCCCGGCGACGAGGTCATCACCACCCCGCTGACGTTCTGCGCCTCGGTCAACGCCATCATCCACGCCGGAGGCACGCCCGTGCTGGCCGACGTGGACCCCGTGACCCAGAACATCGACCCGGACCGCGTCCGCGAGAAGATCACCCCGCGCACCAAGGCGATCCTGCCCGTACACTTCGCCGGGCGCTCCTGCGACATGGACCGCTTGATGGCCCTGGCCGACGAACACGGCCTGAAGGTCGTGGAGGACTGCGCACACGCCATCGAGACCACCTGGAAGGGACAACACGCCGGGACCTTCGGCGACTTCGGCTGCTTCTCCTTCTACGTCACCAAGAACGTCTGCACCGGCGAGGGCGGCATGGTCATCGCCCGCGACGAGGAGGCCATCCGCGACGTCAAGGTGCTCGGTCTGCACGGCATGTCCGCCGACGCCTGGAAGCGGTTCTCGGACGAGGGATACAAGCATTACCAGGTGGTCCACGCCGGGTTCAAATACAACATGATGGACATTCAGGCCGCCATCGGCATCCATCAGTTGAAGCGGATCGAGGAATATTTCGTGCGCCGCTGCGAGATCTGGGACCGGTACCAGGAGGCGTTCCGGCCCCTGCCGGTGGGCACCCCGGCCCCGGAGGAACCCGGCACCCGCCACGCGCGGCACCTCTACACCCTGATGGTCGACCCCGTGGCCTGCGGCATCGATCGCGACCAGTTCCTGGTCCGGCTGACCAGGGAAGGGATCGGCGCGGGCGTCCACTACCTGGCCGTCCCAGAGCATCCCTACTACCGGGAGCGGTACGGCTGGAAGCTCGAAGACACGCCGCACGCCGTGGCGCTCGGCCGCGAGACCATCAGTCTGCCCCTGTCCGCCAAGCTGACGGACAAGGACGTGGACGACGTTATCAGGGCCGTGAATATCTGCCTGGAGGGATAG
- a CDS encoding GGDEF domain-containing protein, with protein MRIQSKFTLSHLIVGLLSCVLAGGVAYQLIKGEYETRSLRRGYDAFKTELAGYVLAHGSLNNALATEPFEEYVERMRTAGTLPALATDAPAYRFLGLDGKGVVVFPAGGYKIGDVLPEEVLAASEPVRTANGIEAYAVPIGDEILGRGDGGLMSVVTGSLAWGALAAVAASLLLAVGLGRGMTVRLRDLANAVRAMRRSPEELFQMEVVPGDETGDLAEAYNAMSRELAQARVDVRELSVRDPLTGLYNRRAFEEQASTFFESCKRYGQSMSVMMGDLDHFRVLNETFSHEVGDLVLEQVAKLILENSRKSDVVARYGGEEFVVLYTNTSRDKAAIACENIRRAVESFDWEQYHPGLAVTISIGLADNTDLSSTGSMLTRADQYLSAAKAGGRNRLAGAE; from the coding sequence ATGCGAATACAGTCCAAGTTCACCCTCAGCCACCTCATCGTCGGGCTCCTCAGCTGTGTGCTGGCCGGGGGCGTCGCCTACCAGCTCATCAAGGGCGAATACGAGACGCGCTCCCTGCGCAGGGGCTACGATGCTTTCAAGACCGAGCTGGCCGGATACGTGCTCGCGCACGGTTCCCTGAACAACGCCCTGGCGACCGAGCCGTTCGAGGAATACGTCGAACGCATGCGGACGGCCGGCACGCTGCCCGCCCTGGCGACGGACGCCCCGGCCTACAGGTTCCTGGGGCTGGACGGAAAGGGCGTGGTGGTCTTCCCGGCGGGCGGCTACAAGATCGGAGACGTGTTGCCCGAGGAGGTCCTGGCCGCGTCCGAGCCGGTGCGTACCGCAAACGGCATCGAGGCCTACGCCGTGCCCATCGGGGACGAGATTCTGGGCCGGGGGGACGGCGGGCTCATGTCCGTGGTGACCGGGAGCCTGGCCTGGGGCGCGTTGGCGGCCGTGGCGGCCTCGTTGCTGCTGGCGGTGGGACTGGGCCGGGGCATGACCGTCCGGCTGCGCGACCTGGCGAACGCGGTCCGGGCCATGCGCCGCAGCCCGGAAGAGCTGTTTCAGATGGAAGTGGTTCCGGGTGACGAGACCGGCGACCTGGCCGAGGCGTACAACGCCATGAGCCGCGAGCTGGCCCAGGCCAGGGTGGACGTGCGCGAGCTGTCCGTCCGCGACCCGCTGACCGGACTGTACAACCGGCGTGCCTTCGAGGAACAGGCGTCCACTTTCTTCGAGAGCTGCAAGCGGTACGGACAGTCCATGTCGGTGATGATGGGCGACCTCGACCATTTCCGGGTTCTCAATGAGACATTTTCCCACGAGGTGGGCGATCTCGTCCTGGAGCAGGTCGCCAAGCTCATTCTGGAGAACTCGCGCAAGAGCGACGTGGTGGCGCGGTACGGCGGCGAGGAGTTCGTGGTCCTGTACACCAACACCTCGCGCGACAAGGCGGCCATCGCCTGCGAAAACATCCGCAGGGCGGTGGAATCCTTCGACTGGGAGCAGTACCATCCGGGACTGGCCGTGACCATTTCCATCGGGCTGGCGGACAATACGGACCTGAGCAGCACCGGTTCCATGCTGACCCGGGCGGACCAGTACCTGTCCGCGGCCAAGGCGGGCGGCCGCAACCGGCTGGCCGGAGCGGAGTAG
- a CDS encoding response regulator has product MSAQKILVVEDHRDTRELLKYNLTAAGFDVAAAEDGQLGLNLAHAFKPDIILLDLMMPGTDGLEVCRQLKGDPGTARIPVVMLTAKGEEVDKIVGLELGADDYVVKPFSPRELILRIKAILRRYGAPEPNAPKLWEREGLRIDFEAHQITIDNEETALTATEFKLLTVLVSGAGKVQTRDNLLDTVWDTHFEGYSRTVDTHVRRLRQKLGPYAAWIETIRGVGYRFKA; this is encoded by the coding sequence GTGTCAGCCCAGAAAATCCTGGTGGTCGAAGACCACAGAGACACGCGTGAACTGCTGAAATACAATCTCACCGCCGCCGGGTTCGACGTCGCCGCCGCAGAGGACGGCCAGCTCGGCCTCAATCTCGCCCACGCCTTCAAGCCCGACATCATCCTCCTCGACCTCATGATGCCCGGCACCGACGGCCTGGAGGTCTGCCGCCAGCTCAAAGGCGATCCCGGCACCGCCCGCATCCCGGTGGTCATGCTCACCGCCAAGGGCGAGGAAGTGGACAAGATCGTCGGCCTGGAACTCGGCGCGGACGACTACGTGGTCAAACCGTTCTCCCCGCGCGAACTGATCCTGCGCATCAAGGCCATCCTCCGCCGTTACGGCGCACCCGAACCCAACGCCCCCAAACTCTGGGAACGCGAAGGGCTGCGCATCGACTTCGAGGCGCACCAAATCACCATCGACAACGAGGAGACCGCCCTCACCGCCACCGAGTTCAAGCTCCTCACCGTGCTCGTCTCCGGCGCGGGCAAGGTCCAGACCCGGGACAACCTCCTCGACACCGTCTGGGATACCCACTTCGAAGGCTACTCCCGAACCGTGGACACCCATGTCCGCCGCCTGCGCCAGAAACTCGGCCCCTACGCCGCCTGGATCGAAACCATCCGAGGCGTCGGCTACCGCTTCAAGGCGTAA